In Psychrobacter sp. JCM 18902, a single window of DNA contains:
- a CDS encoding M949_RS01915 family surface polysaccharide biosynthesis protein, translating to MMLNNIPNTLMQFSVTAMIAFSSSLSMAETDVNNISVSHLSWGQLPPSIQNYYQIDSKKNKMRLKTKDIVAIRSWIGTVGEQYLVQLQRFNSTNSPDEPAGEVFTHLYVIDEQEALRVWQIYDYVPCDGLDVIAEFAKNTAVVTDINNNGVIEVSVPYYLGCRGDVSYDEMKVIMYEGQQKLAVRGNSAICNAKTDQPVDATGYYGGDYKIDEKLLQQSALSAPQKSVFRRHLQSVWRDNQCSIYFKYDD from the coding sequence ATGATGCTAAATAACATACCAAATACTCTTATGCAATTTAGCGTCACAGCAATGATAGCCTTTAGCTCCAGTCTCAGTATGGCAGAGACAGATGTGAATAATATATCTGTGAGCCATCTATCATGGGGTCAATTGCCGCCTTCTATTCAAAACTATTATCAAATAGACTCTAAAAAAAATAAAATGAGGCTAAAGACCAAAGATATTGTTGCTATTCGTTCTTGGATCGGCACAGTAGGAGAACAGTATTTGGTTCAATTACAGCGTTTCAATTCAACCAATAGCCCTGACGAGCCAGCAGGAGAGGTCTTCACGCATTTATATGTTATAGATGAACAAGAAGCTTTACGAGTATGGCAAATATATGATTATGTACCCTGCGATGGGTTAGATGTAATCGCAGAATTCGCTAAAAACACCGCCGTAGTGACTGATATTAATAATAACGGTGTTATCGAAGTGAGTGTGCCTTATTATCTCGGTTGTCGTGGTGACGTAAGTTATGATGAGATGAAAGTAATCATGTACGAAGGGCAGCAAAAACTTGCTGTACGTGGTAACTCTGCAATTTGTAACGCCAAGACAGACCAGCCAGTTGATGCTACTGGTTATTACGGTGGTGACTACAAGATTGATGAAAAATTACTACAGCAATCAGCGCTATCAGCTCCTCAAAAATCAGTATTTAGGCGTCACTTGCAATCAGTGTGGCGAGATAACCAATGTTCCATTTATTTTAAGTATGATGACTAA
- a CDS encoding endonuclease/exonuclease/phosphatase family protein, protein MTTTTSFVLTSYNIHKGMSPMNRQVKIQGIAQALDIIGSDVLCLQEVQGQNLKRNMQYNEYPDQSQHEWFGEYLQLQNSYGKNSEYENGHHGNAVLSRFPLDPKHNVNITVNKLEQRGVLHCEVQPVGWDVPVVVLCAHLNLFERDRIKQYEAIANYVRNEIAPDQPLILAGDFNDWKKMSCDKLATSLGMTEAFKHCHGKLLPTFPAKLPVLSLDRIYVRNLRVKNAWVHTGKPWSTLSDHLPLSAELAHL, encoded by the coding sequence ATGACTACCACAACCTCTTTTGTGCTAACCAGCTATAACATTCATAAAGGCATGTCGCCGATGAATCGCCAAGTTAAAATACAAGGTATCGCCCAAGCGCTCGATATTATTGGCTCCGATGTACTGTGTCTCCAAGAAGTGCAAGGTCAGAATCTTAAGCGCAATATGCAATACAACGAATATCCTGACCAATCGCAACATGAATGGTTTGGTGAGTATTTACAGCTGCAAAATAGCTATGGTAAAAACTCAGAGTATGAAAACGGTCATCATGGCAATGCGGTATTGAGCCGTTTTCCATTGGATCCTAAGCATAACGTCAATATCACCGTCAATAAGCTTGAGCAGCGCGGCGTCTTGCACTGCGAAGTACAACCAGTTGGATGGGATGTACCAGTGGTTGTACTGTGTGCACACCTAAATTTGTTTGAGCGTGATCGCATCAAGCAATATGAAGCCATTGCCAACTATGTTCGTAATGAGATTGCACCTGATCAACCACTGATTTTGGCAGGAGATTTTAATGATTGGAAAAAAATGTCTTGTGATAAGCTTGCTACTAGCTTGGGTATGACCGAAGCTTTCAAGCATTGTCATGGCAAACTGCTGCCAACTTTCCCAGCCAAGCTTCCTGTGCTTAGCTTAGATCGTATTTATGTGCGTAATCTAAGAGTGAAAAATGCCTGGGTGCATACGGGCAAACCATGGTCGACACTGTCTGATCATCTGCCGCTCAGTGCGGAATTGGCACATTTATAA
- a CDS encoding NADP-dependent oxidoreductase → MSTLSHNPLPTTQHAVLIREFGEPKVMSYQEDVAIPVLTDNQVLVKVAYVGINPVDYKTRQGKGWGADAIQKDKFDKNEPAILGFDMSGTVVDSRSEQFTIGTQVAALTFHGGCYAEYVAVDADMLAKVPDSVTLQQAGALPCIGQTAIQFVEFADIQNGEHVVINAPAGGVGHLLIQLLMDKVAKNNIKVTVICSPEKYAKLDEIIDTNQLTGWIDYTKNDEFPELQADVLLDLVGNEAGVRALSVLKSGGRVNVLPTIWVDKLKEAGSQKQLKVAGYKAQRSGKDMARVLQLVADGKLTLRIQQTYPLSEVVAAHHELQKGAAFGKIVLKVS, encoded by the coding sequence ATGTCTACTCTTTCTCATAACCCGCTACCAACGACCCAACATGCCGTACTCATACGTGAGTTTGGCGAACCTAAAGTGATGAGCTATCAAGAGGATGTGGCCATTCCTGTGTTAACAGATAATCAGGTATTGGTCAAAGTTGCTTACGTGGGTATCAATCCTGTCGATTACAAAACGCGTCAAGGCAAAGGCTGGGGCGCTGATGCCATTCAAAAAGACAAGTTTGATAAAAATGAGCCTGCAATTTTGGGGTTTGATATGTCAGGCACTGTGGTCGATAGTCGTAGTGAGCAGTTTACTATCGGTACACAGGTCGCTGCCCTGACTTTTCATGGTGGCTGTTATGCAGAGTATGTAGCAGTCGATGCTGACATGCTGGCAAAAGTACCGGATTCTGTCACGTTACAGCAAGCAGGTGCGCTGCCTTGTATTGGACAGACGGCGATACAGTTTGTAGAGTTTGCAGATATTCAAAATGGTGAGCATGTGGTGATAAACGCGCCAGCAGGCGGCGTGGGTCACTTGTTGATTCAGCTGCTCATGGATAAAGTGGCTAAAAACAATATCAAGGTGACCGTCATTTGCTCACCAGAGAAATATGCCAAGCTTGATGAAATAATAGATACCAATCAGCTTACAGGTTGGATTGACTATACCAAAAACGATGAATTTCCTGAATTACAGGCAGATGTGCTACTGGATTTGGTCGGTAATGAAGCAGGCGTGCGAGCGCTTAGCGTGCTCAAATCTGGTGGTCGCGTCAATGTGTTACCAACGATTTGGGTGGATAAACTCAAAGAGGCAGGTAGCCAGAAGCAGTTAAAGGTAGCGGGTTATAAGGCGCAGCGTAGTGGTAAAGATATGGCGCGAGTTTTACAGCTCGTTGCAGATGGCAAGCTAACGCTACGTATTCAGCAAACCTATCCATTGTCTGAAGTGGTCGCGGCTCATCATGAGCTGCAAAAAGGTGCTGCTTTTGGCAAGATCGTTTTGAAAGTGAGCTAG
- a CDS encoding alpha-ketoglutarate-dependent dioxygenase AlkB family protein, with translation MTDLFAPTPTDNLLPYDGQVNDLGVVINDANALYENLLTELPWQSDIVTLFGKTHVTTRQIVWMGDHDVSYHYSGQTRRAIPWSKQMLHVKRHIEQQLSSSGINVDFNSCLLNHYPSGEDGMGYHADDEKELGAQPIIASLSLGARRKFVFKHKTIRQKNKPVKVELYLESGQLIVMHGDTQDFWMHTITKTKTVSSGRISLTFRKVLPH, from the coding sequence ATGACTGACCTTTTTGCGCCTACACCGACTGATAACCTATTGCCTTACGATGGTCAGGTCAATGACTTAGGGGTAGTTATCAATGATGCTAACGCTCTGTATGAGAATCTACTAACCGAGCTACCTTGGCAGTCTGACATCGTGACGTTGTTTGGTAAAACACATGTTACCACTCGCCAAATCGTCTGGATGGGTGACCACGATGTCAGTTATCATTACTCTGGACAGACGCGTCGAGCCATTCCATGGTCAAAGCAGATGTTGCACGTAAAACGACATATTGAGCAGCAATTATCAAGCAGTGGTATCAACGTTGATTTCAATTCTTGCTTACTTAACCACTATCCCTCTGGTGAGGATGGCATGGGTTATCATGCCGACGATGAAAAAGAGCTGGGCGCGCAGCCGATTATTGCTTCTTTATCGCTCGGTGCTAGGCGAAAATTTGTTTTTAAGCATAAAACTATTAGACAAAAGAACAAGCCCGTCAAGGTTGAGCTATATCTTGAGTCCGGTCAGCTTATCGTTATGCATGGCGATACGCAGGATTTTTGGATGCATACCATTACAAAAACTAAAACTGTCTCATCAGGGCGCATCAGCCTCACGTTTCGAAAAGTGCTACCGCATTAA
- a CDS encoding alpha/beta fold hydrolase, producing MKAFAKNINISGKQARYYNLSQLTPSIQSSTASRVPAHFYGGNSFTVGTYSPLLSALATDFKISSLALRGYWYDKPQRRRLTREQDAEILIEFLEKTQDKPIVGIGHSQGATATAIAAAQRPDLFSQLYLIEPVTFTKPQARLYNLLPRKLLLSREPFKSTLTKQSTWASIDDYYENLRAQRAYRRMSDAHLRVFAEQSLSKDTNGSYTLIFAPEQELANYFGAPHIDTALKQLSCPYTLITGKPTLFINHKVRQQWQKFVPDDSIISLLDYGHLLPMEAPELCAQVINEHYHSHK from the coding sequence ATGAAAGCATTTGCAAAAAATATTAATATTAGTGGAAAACAAGCGCGCTACTATAACCTTAGCCAGCTTACGCCATCAATACAGTCAAGTACTGCCTCTCGCGTGCCAGCACACTTTTATGGTGGCAATAGTTTTACCGTTGGTACTTATAGTCCCTTATTAAGTGCGCTGGCAACTGACTTCAAAATCAGCTCGCTTGCGCTTCGTGGCTATTGGTATGACAAGCCGCAGCGCCGTCGTCTTACGCGCGAGCAGGATGCTGAGATACTTATTGAATTTTTAGAAAAAACGCAAGACAAACCCATCGTTGGTATTGGTCATTCGCAAGGAGCCACTGCCACTGCCATCGCTGCAGCCCAGCGCCCAGATCTGTTTTCACAGCTATATTTAATAGAGCCTGTGACGTTTACCAAACCACAAGCCAGACTTTACAACCTATTGCCGCGTAAGCTTCTGCTTAGTCGCGAACCATTTAAAAGCACTCTAACCAAACAGTCTACTTGGGCAAGCATCGATGATTATTATGAGAACTTACGTGCTCAACGTGCTTATAGGCGCATGAGTGATGCGCATTTGCGAGTATTTGCAGAGCAAAGTTTGTCCAAAGATACCAATGGCAGTTACACGCTGATATTTGCGCCTGAACAAGAGCTCGCCAACTATTTCGGCGCGCCGCATATCGATACCGCCCTCAAGCAATTAAGCTGTCCTTATACGCTTATCACTGGCAAGCCGACGTTGTTTATTAACCATAAAGTGCGACAACAATGGCAAAAATTCGTCCCTGATGACAGCATCATATCTTTGTTAGATTACGGTCATCTACTGCCGATGGAAGCACCTGAATTATGTGCTCAAGTTATCAATGAGCATTATCATAGTCATAAATGA
- a CDS encoding ABC transporter ATP-binding protein: MNALFRFFETRLPAFPETPMPLPSPRDGMLKFLWACTNGLRGWLLIFMILSAGIGIYEAMLFAWIGNIVDWLGVYTPQNLWLEKGDMLLLMLAVMIMSPLWIALSSFIHFQTLQGVFPMQMRWRFHQRMLGQSMQFYQDEFSGRVSAKVMQTALAVRDTVMTVTDMFMYVTVYFITSGVILFNLDSLLLIPFIVWLVLVALTIWYFIPKLKQTAIVQADARALMTGRITDAYANIMTVKLFSHSRRELSYAKNAMGQFLGTVHAQMRWVSYLEVSTHMISVILVSGTAAIGLYLWQQGAVGVGAIAAATAMALRLNGLTRWIMWQTASLFESIGTVQDGMRTLSAPQKIIDKPNAPALKVTEGRIVFDHVDFSYENDSDAVEGDSLDTVKTSATPTTKTKLLDNFYLDIKPGEKIGLVGRSGAGKSTLVNLLLRFFDVDSGKILIDGQAIDEVTQESLRQQIGMVTQDTSLLHRTVRENIAYGRPDATDEEIITAAKQAQAWDFIKDLYDDKGNTGLDTQVGERGVKLSGGQRQRIAISRVMLKNAPILLLDEATSALDSEIEFAITESLNDIMTGKTVIAIAHRLSTIAALDRLVVMDKGQIIEQGSHDELLNLHGVYARLWHRQSGGFLGEDS; encoded by the coding sequence ATGAATGCTCTATTTCGATTTTTTGAAACTCGCCTCCCTGCCTTTCCTGAAACCCCTATGCCGCTACCTTCACCCCGTGATGGCATGCTAAAGTTCTTGTGGGCGTGTACCAACGGTTTACGTGGCTGGCTATTGATATTTATGATTTTGTCTGCGGGCATTGGCATCTATGAAGCGATGCTATTTGCTTGGATTGGGAATATTGTTGACTGGCTAGGCGTCTATACACCGCAGAATCTGTGGTTAGAAAAAGGCGATATGCTACTGCTCATGCTAGCCGTCATGATCATGAGTCCGCTATGGATTGCATTGTCATCATTCATCCATTTTCAGACCTTGCAAGGCGTCTTTCCTATGCAAATGCGCTGGCGCTTTCACCAGCGGATGCTTGGGCAATCGATGCAGTTTTATCAAGATGAATTCTCTGGACGTGTCTCAGCCAAAGTAATGCAAACCGCACTGGCCGTACGTGATACAGTCATGACCGTCACCGACATGTTTATGTATGTCACCGTTTATTTTATTACGTCAGGTGTCATTTTATTTAATCTGGACAGCCTATTATTAATCCCGTTTATCGTTTGGCTAGTCTTGGTTGCGCTGACCATTTGGTACTTTATCCCTAAGCTCAAACAAACTGCCATTGTGCAAGCCGATGCCCGTGCTTTAATGACTGGCCGCATTACCGATGCTTACGCCAATATCATGACGGTCAAGCTATTTAGCCACTCACGCCGTGAGCTGAGTTATGCCAAAAATGCCATGGGGCAATTTTTAGGTACCGTCCATGCACAGATGCGCTGGGTCAGTTATTTAGAAGTATCAACCCATATGATCAGTGTGATTTTGGTTAGTGGCACTGCGGCTATTGGCTTATATTTATGGCAACAAGGCGCGGTCGGTGTCGGTGCGATTGCTGCCGCGACAGCCATGGCACTACGTTTGAACGGTTTGACTCGTTGGATCATGTGGCAAACTGCCAGTCTATTTGAAAGTATCGGAACCGTACAAGATGGCATGCGTACCTTATCAGCGCCGCAAAAAATCATTGATAAGCCCAACGCACCCGCTTTGAAAGTCACCGAAGGTCGTATCGTTTTTGATCATGTTGATTTCAGTTATGAGAATGATAGCGATGCGGTCGAAGGCGATAGCTTAGATACAGTGAAAACATCAGCAACGCCTACTACGAAGACTAAATTGCTCGATAACTTTTATTTGGACATTAAACCTGGCGAAAAGATAGGCTTGGTTGGACGCTCAGGTGCCGGTAAATCTACCTTGGTTAATTTATTGTTACGCTTCTTTGATGTTGATAGCGGTAAAATCCTTATCGATGGACAAGCAATTGATGAAGTCACCCAAGAGTCTTTGCGCCAGCAGATAGGTATGGTGACGCAAGATACGTCTTTGCTACATCGGACAGTACGTGAAAATATCGCTTACGGTCGTCCTGATGCAACCGACGAAGAAATTATTACGGCTGCCAAACAAGCGCAAGCATGGGACTTTATTAAAGACTTATATGATGATAAGGGCAATACAGGACTTGATACACAAGTCGGTGAGCGCGGCGTCAAACTCTCTGGCGGTCAACGTCAACGTATCGCCATCTCACGTGTTATGCTGAAAAATGCGCCCATTTTACTATTGGACGAAGCGACCAGCGCCCTTGACTCTGAGATTGAATTTGCCATTACCGAAAGCCTGAATGACATCATGACAGGTAAAACGGTCATTGCGATTGCCCATCGTCTCTCCACCATTGCCGCACTTGATCGATTGGTGGTCATGGATAAAGGTCAAATTATCGAACAAGGCAGCCATGATGAATTATTAAATCTACACGGTGTTTATGCTCGCTTGTGGCACCGTCAAAGTGGCGGATTTTTAGGTGAAGACAGCTAA
- a CDS encoding fructose bisphosphate aldolase, with protein sequence MEYQNQYNKQLQRIKNGSGFIAALDQSGGSTPKALENYGVTGDDYDNDEAMFDQVHEMRARIMTCEAFDNERVLGAILFEDTMEREVNGKPTANYLWEDKNIVPFLKVDKGLAEQMNGVQVMRPMPNLDLLLDKAKNYPVFGTKMRSVIYEPNVDGIELVVQQQFDVAKQILSKGLMPIVEPEVDINSSKKHECEVILKTSILHNLDRLADDQQVMLKLTLPEEAGFYQELIDHPKVLKVVALSGGYSRGDACAKLKQNPGMIASFSRAFTEGLSKQQSDDEFANTINTSIEEIYEASKV encoded by the coding sequence ATGGAATATCAAAACCAATATAACAAACAGCTACAACGCATTAAAAATGGTTCAGGGTTCATCGCGGCACTGGATCAAAGTGGTGGCAGTACACCAAAAGCGTTAGAGAATTATGGTGTCACAGGCGATGATTATGACAACGATGAAGCCATGTTCGACCAAGTGCATGAGATGCGTGCGCGTATCATGACTTGCGAGGCTTTTGATAATGAGCGTGTGCTTGGGGCGATTTTGTTCGAAGATACTATGGAACGTGAGGTCAATGGCAAACCGACGGCCAATTATCTATGGGAAGATAAAAATATTGTCCCATTTTTAAAAGTGGATAAGGGTTTGGCTGAGCAAATGAATGGCGTCCAAGTGATGCGTCCGATGCCAAATTTAGATTTGCTACTCGATAAAGCCAAAAACTATCCAGTATTTGGTACCAAAATGCGCTCAGTAATTTATGAGCCGAATGTCGATGGCATTGAGCTGGTCGTGCAACAGCAATTTGATGTGGCAAAACAGATACTCTCAAAAGGTCTGATGCCAATCGTAGAGCCTGAAGTCGATATCAACAGTAGCAAAAAGCATGAATGTGAAGTCATACTAAAGACCAGCATTTTGCACAATCTGGATCGTTTGGCTGATGATCAGCAAGTGATGCTAAAACTGACCCTGCCTGAAGAAGCTGGTTTTTACCAAGAGCTGATTGATCATCCAAAAGTGCTAAAAGTTGTAGCGTTATCGGGCGGCTACAGCCGTGGCGATGCTTGTGCTAAGCTCAAGCAAAACCCGGGTATGATTGCTAGCTTTTCACGGGCCTTTACTGAGGGGCTGAGTAAGCAGCAAAGTGATGATGAGTTTGCTAATACTATCAACACATCTATCGAAGAGATTTATGAGGCGTCGAAGGTTTAA
- the thiC gene encoding phosphomethylpyrimidine synthase ThiC: MTTLLATSPSQKPSKTDALKTPAHRSASDARFEEDARDLHRILPASRKVYIEGSRSDIQVPMREITLDPTPVQGVSENEWKQNPPFYVYDTSGVYTDPNVEIDLTKGLPKLREGWIAERGDTEQLSGLSSSYGMARARDISTANLRFAHIDKPRRAKDVDGKAGNVTQMHYARRGIITPEMEYIAIRETQKQHELTDMRQHDGENFGANTPTVITPEFVRSEVATGRAIIPNNINHPESEPMIIGRNFLVKINANIGNSALGSSIDEEVSKMTWATRWGADNIMDLSTGNHIHETREWLIRNSPVPIGTVPIYQALEKVDGVAEDLTWEIFRDTLIEQAEQGVDYFTIHAGVLLEYVPLTAGRLTGIVSRGGSIMAQWCMFHNKESFLYTHFEDICEIMKQYDVAFSLGDGLRPGCLQDANDEAQFGELRTLGELTQVAWKHDVQVMIEGPGHVAMNRIKENMDLQLEVCADAPFYTLGPLTTDIAPGYDHITSAIGAAMIGWFGTAMLCYVTPKEHLGLPNKKDVKDGIITYKIAAHAADLAKGHPGAQARDNALSKARFEFRWDDQFNLALDPDTAREFHDETLPKDAHKTAHFCSMCGPKFCSMKITQNVRDYAAGLDKDAANKKSTPKSDDSINVGHVIKEV, translated from the coding sequence ATGACAACTTTATTAGCCACTTCTCCTTCTCAAAAACCTTCTAAGACAGATGCGTTAAAAACCCCTGCTCACCGCAGTGCCAGTGATGCGCGCTTTGAAGAAGACGCTCGCGACTTACACCGCATTCTCCCCGCCTCCCGTAAAGTTTATATCGAAGGCTCTAGATCCGATATTCAAGTACCCATGCGTGAAATCACGCTTGATCCTACCCCTGTGCAAGGCGTTTCTGAAAACGAATGGAAACAGAACCCACCATTTTATGTCTATGACACCTCTGGCGTTTATACCGATCCCAACGTCGAGATTGATTTGACCAAAGGCTTACCAAAGCTGCGTGAAGGCTGGATTGCTGAGCGCGGTGATACCGAGCAATTAAGCGGACTGTCTAGCTCTTACGGAATGGCACGCGCCCGCGATATCAGCACTGCCAATCTACGATTTGCTCATATCGACAAACCACGCCGCGCCAAAGATGTCGATGGCAAAGCTGGCAACGTCACGCAAATGCATTATGCTCGTCGCGGCATCATTACCCCTGAGATGGAATACATCGCCATTCGCGAAACGCAAAAACAGCATGAGCTGACCGATATGCGTCAACATGACGGTGAAAACTTTGGTGCTAATACGCCGACGGTTATCACTCCTGAGTTTGTGCGGAGTGAAGTAGCTACAGGTCGCGCAATTATCCCAAACAACATCAACCACCCAGAATCTGAACCGATGATTATCGGACGCAATTTCTTGGTGAAAATCAACGCAAATATCGGTAACTCAGCGTTAGGTTCTTCTATCGATGAAGAGGTGTCTAAAATGACGTGGGCCACGCGTTGGGGTGCGGATAACATCATGGATTTGTCGACTGGCAATCATATTCACGAAACGCGCGAATGGCTGATTCGTAACTCGCCAGTGCCGATTGGTACTGTACCGATTTACCAAGCGCTAGAAAAAGTCGATGGCGTGGCTGAAGATTTAACGTGGGAGATATTCCGCGATACGCTGATTGAGCAAGCCGAACAAGGTGTCGATTACTTTACTATCCATGCGGGTGTTTTATTAGAGTACGTGCCGCTAACTGCTGGACGCTTAACGGGCATCGTCTCGCGTGGCGGATCTATCATGGCGCAGTGGTGCATGTTTCATAATAAAGAGAGCTTTTTATATACTCATTTTGAAGATATATGTGAAATCATGAAGCAGTACGATGTGGCGTTTAGTCTAGGCGATGGCTTACGTCCAGGCTGTTTGCAAGATGCCAATGACGAGGCGCAATTTGGTGAGCTGCGTACCCTTGGCGAGTTGACCCAAGTGGCGTGGAAGCATGACGTACAGGTCATGATTGAAGGTCCCGGTCACGTAGCAATGAACCGTATTAAAGAGAATATGGACTTGCAATTAGAAGTTTGTGCCGACGCACCATTTTATACGTTAGGGCCACTAACCACTGATATCGCACCTGGTTACGACCATATTACCAGTGCGATTGGTGCGGCGATGATTGGCTGGTTTGGTACTGCTATGCTGTGCTATGTCACCCCAAAAGAGCATCTCGGTCTGCCTAATAAAAAAGATGTTAAAGACGGTATCATCACCTATAAAATCGCCGCTCACGCAGCAGATCTGGCAAAAGGTCATCCAGGCGCACAGGCGCGTGACAATGCCTTATCAAAAGCACGTTTTGAATTCCGCTGGGATGATCAGTTCAATCTAGCACTTGATCCAGATACGGCACGTGAGTTCCATGATGAAACCTTACCTAAAGACGCGCATAAGACGGCGCACTTTTGCTCTATGTGTGGACCTAAGTTTTGCTCAATGAAAATCACTCAGAATGTGCGGGATTATGCGGCAGGACTGGATAAAGATGCCGCTAATAAAAAATCAACTCCGAAATCGGATGATTCAATCAATGTAGGTCATGTTATTAAAGAGGTGTAG